Genomic segment of Salvia splendens isolate huo1 chromosome 12, SspV2, whole genome shotgun sequence:
ACGAGTAACAATTTACTTCTTCTCTCCATCCACTACAACTTCTTGCTATGTGAATTTAGACCTGCAAATTATAGTAAAAAACAgtaatagaaaatttaaatcAATATTTTACAAGCAATTAAACCCTTGCATATTGATTAGAAAATTTTGCTCTTGTTCCACTAGATAGATTGAATCAGAAGTTGATCATTCTTCACACTCATGCATAGCACGTTTTTTAGTTTCATGTTATTCTAATCTTATTAATTCTAAAACCAACAATCATgtgacaatttttttttgtgaatgcaAAATGATCAAAGTCCATAAAAAACAATATCTACTACAAACCAACATATCAACAAGGCATACTAAAAAAACAACACAATAGCTAACAAAGGACAAAATCAACTAACAAGCAACAACACACATGCACAACAATGTCAAGCCCGCCTATCTTCTTTAGGAGAGTTATCGATCTCGCATCATGCATCATATCCAAACAACACAAATAAACCAAACAACCAGATACAGATTCGACAAACACAAAAAccaagaaaaaacaaaaaaaaaacatatatagCCTTAAACTACTCAAGTCGACAGTTTTTGAGAATTTAAATATGTCATCTGTTACGACAATCGACAATGAATAGGGTATATAAAAGCAAAGGCGATGAAGCTAATTTACCAGAATAATGTCTATAAGATATAAGCCTTGTCATACTCGTGGTTTGCTTCCAATGATACTAAGCAACACTCATCGCACCTTAAATTTAACTTCGTTCGTCGGTATCCTCAAGAACTTTCCATCGAACCACCGTAGCTTGCAATTATCGGAAACCTTAGTGCACAACAAAGTGATAGATTTTGGCAAATGCAAATGCGGAACTAACATACGCTATCAATTAGATGGACTCTTGCGGTAGTCCATTGAAGAGTTTGCTTAGGGCAAACCCGCGAGAGCAACGAGTTGAgataatagaaataaatcttGAAATCTTTGCCAACCGAGCCCAACGCCCCATGTCTTTGAGCTCGAACCATACATTTATGGATTCATCCTCGCGGCTAGCTCGTTATCTTATTTGAGCCTTTCGCATAACATAAAGATAAAACAATACCATATATAGTAAAATATGCATGGGATATGTTTACATGCGCAAGTATAAATTTATGAGAGGTTTAACATTCTCTACATGTGAGTTGTTGATTGATAGTACTATGTTGATTTATTGATATCAATATACATCCTATAATATATAAGTAAATACATTTCCTATAGCATATTGATTTAGGAAAAAACTAAGAGTTTCATACTACATTTTAATGAAATTCAAATTCACAAAATAGATTTATCCATGATAGCCCTAAAACTATCAAAAACATCAGTCACTTGAACCTTTTCCCCCCAAATATGACTCACTAGAAACTtaattagaggtttgagtttttGTAACTTGTCACGATTCTGATGACTTTTCGGGAAATTtctaagttttttttaaaatcaatttctAAGTTTTTATGTAATTTCATTTAATGTTGTATCTTTTTTACCAATGACATCGACCACTTTTACTAGATCAAAAGGGACTAAAAGCGCCAAACTTTTGAAAGTTTTAAAAATACTGTGCTAATCTAGATAAAGTTAAGGGACTAAACATGGTGTCAATATATAACTACAAGGCTAAAATAACCTTTCAAAGGACTACTTTATGTTTGAAAGAACTTGGTTCTATTCAAGTCCATGGAGGTCAAAAGAGATAatacatacacatacatatGTTCAAAAGAGTTGGATTATAATCTAATGTCaataataaaattgattaaCAGCATTCTTAAGGCTTGATTTAAAAAACCTTCACAATCCTTTTAGCCTACATTGACTATCCTAAGTCACCATGCACCCTATTCAAGCAAATGCTACCCTTCTTTCACCTTTGAGCTGCATTTTCTCCATTAAGATTAAGatcattataataatttttattcaattttgcATAGATGTCTACCACATCTTATGATATATATCCTTTTTCATATGGGTTCCATATGAAAAATATGGAATGACATATTAAAGGGAATAACCCTTTACCGTTTTGGGTAAATTAGGGCTACCAAAAGGGCATTATTGATACATATCCCACATCGATTTGGAACGACATATAAGACCCAAGGGAAAGGGCAACAAAAGGATGGCGGTCATGCGGCGTTGGGTTTGCCACTCGGCTTGTGCCATACGCGAACGTTTGATTCAAAAGGAAGATGGATTGATACGTATCTCCCGTCGCTTCCACATGGAAGTGTGGAATGTGAGGGATTCAACCTCTTTCCATTATGAAGCTACTACTCCTTTTTTTGTTAAAGAAAGCGGCTAAAGCTGAAGACAAACTAACTAACGAATATAAGAAACTCCTAATGTATCATGGATCAACCAACTGTTGTGAGCTCCAGCAGTGGTGACTCTAAAACATGAAGTCCTTAATAAAAACTATAAGCAAATGCGACAAAAAATTAACAGAAAAATTACTGATGCACACAATGAATCACTACTGAATCAAGAATATGAAGTAACCCTCACGCTTTATGCACTATGGAACTACAATTAAAAGAGACCTCTTACTACTCCATGATCATAGAAACAAACACAAAGTTTTCACTTTTGACTCCCTATCTTAATATACTTATCATCTCATGAGAAGCCACAATCAATATTCAACCACTTTTTCATTGTAAGAATTCAGCAATATTAAACACATAGTACTTGTTATGTTCAATGATTGGTGAGACACTCCAAACCTTTACTTCATGTCTTCAATGattaattcataattatttCTTTAGCCTAAAAGGATATTAATTAGCGAATTATGGCCTAATAAATACTTTAAGAACCTCTCTATCATATTATTGAATTgataatcaaacaaaataaacatatgaAAATTGAAACAAAAGATAGAATAGAAGAATCCTCATGTCGGCAATCTGATGCTATCTTCTGATTATTAGAGAAAACGTTCCTAAATTGACAAATGCTACcgacaaaacaaaacaaatcaaatcTTTCACAACAACTAGCTGATAATTGGTATCGTATGGAAGCAGAAACAGATTTTTAATTTGTGAAAAATCTCGTGAATAACTTTTCCAAAGCATTCTATACACATCTTAGACCTCACTATATATAGAGTCAACCAGAAAATTTAATCAGATTGGTGAACACAcctaaatattatttaattaagtgGTTTATAATACATATATGCAAATACATTGCCAACACTTCAGCAACACCCATAAGATTTATTTCACagaagaattttttaaaaagtttttacAGTTGATATTTAGTTTTACCGACATTGGTCACCTAGCTGTACAACTAAATTAATCAGTccataaaaatcaaaacatatatatacacaagCTATAATTAAATCAATGAGTCTTTGACTTTAATGGATACAAATCGAATCAATCTTTTCTCAACCGACAAGAACATCTCTATatatggaaaaaatgaaaaataattatcgtcacttttcaaaaaaaaaaaatttgaggaAAACTTACCTACATGTAGTGTTTAATTTTTGCCAAAACAAAACGAACATTAGAATTGTATATATACTTCAACACCATCATTTATTTATGGAaaatttgaacttttttttctgatttgaaTTTTGCAAAGAGGGAAGACTATTCGAAGCAGAATAATACAGATCGAAGGAATCGCATTAATCAATTAGGGACCTACAATTAGCATGGTGCATTGCATCTATTTGAGTATATATCTTATCACACCGTAccttttttttcaatattttgaaaTGTCTGCAAATTTGATAGGACTTTAATTTCAAAAACAGATAATgatacttcatcttcttcattacAACTACTATAAATCCATATTTGGAAACCTATAGCATATGAAATCTACAAAAAAGTGAGcattctataaatatagacACACAAGCCCAATCATAAATAGTAAATCTCATACAGAAATGAATAAAGGAGACAATTTTGGATTCAAATGATTTGTAGCTGTTAAAAGCTAACTACTAACCACTATGCAACCATATATACCTATGTACTATATAGTTGAATGATTTATACAAACATATGgtattaaaatacaaatttgtttattttagatattcCCCAAATCATGCAAAATCAGACATGGTGATACGATGAAATGTCATTCATGTCCCAGATCCCAAAGGcccaaattaaaattgtttattAACCACACTAAATCATAGCTAATTTTTTAATCCCCCATGATTTGAGAGAGAAACAAACAAACCAAATTAGATCAGTAGATACAtgtaacattttttaaatttttagaaaataataaagcTTCTGCTCAACACTACCAATCCTGAAACTTCCCATTTCAATCAGAATTAGGGTTTCCCAAATTATGATTCTAGGGTTTCTGGATTTCAGAAAATGTACAGTATTCTCTTAAATATACTATTGCGGTTGAGATCGTGTGGTCCTCCCCCTCCCCCCCCTCTCTCTATTCCCCAAATCTATTAATTCAGCAAAGTTTAATCTCAAAGCTTTTTCAGACACATCACCTGTCCCTTTCCTAGTATTCCGAAGCTCAATTTCAtgtcacaaaaaaaaaacataaaaacttACCAATTaatgtttctctctctctccgatTCAAGCGGACAGCTTGGGGTTCTTGAGAAGCAGCTGATCCTCTTGCTGCGACGACGTCGTTTGATTGAATTTccgcttcttcttcttcttgtacGGAATCCCTCTGGCCTTGGACTGGCAGTCCTTCACCTCCCGGAGATAAACCCGAATCGCCCCGTTGCCAAACGGGTTCGTCTCGGGCGCCCCCCCGTGCTCCTCGTAGGCTGCCCTGAGGCGCCCCACGAGCGCGTCGAGGCTCCCCCACGCCTGCCTCAGCGGGCACGTGCATGGGGCAGGCGGGTCGGGCTGCCCGAAAAACGCGCACCCGTGCAAGTGGACCTTCGTCTTCCCGAACTGGTCCAAATACCTCATGAATTCAAGCACGTGGTTGCAATTGCACTGCGCCACCGACACTGGCGGCCGCTGATTCTTCAGATACTGCCCGAACGTGTTCCAGTCCCGTCTCTTCTGAGACTCGTAACGGCTCAGGGGCGgctgattattaacagcagccgCCCCTGAGCCGCTAGCCGGCTGATTATTATCGGCGGAGAGAGAATTATTGTTATTCATGGCTATTTTTGGTAATTGGAAAAGATTGGAATGGTGAAGAAAGATTAAATTTGATTTATGATCAAAGTTTTTGAGTCTATGGAGGGGACATGGGGTGGGGCCTAATGAGAGTGCTTTTGTTCttgctttaattttattttttcttctctctcatgaattaattttcaacGTCTCTTTTTAAATGCACTGAgattactttttaaatttttaatcttagattttaattattggtgtGAAAGCATCGTTTTAGGTGTAttattgtggttttttgttGTACATCGATTGATGAATTTATGATTCCTTTCTCCCCGTGAATGGAGTGTCACGGCCCCCTAATTTTCAATagtatatgtatgtatgttgAGAGGAAATTTGCGTTCGAATTTTGAAAAGGCTGGGAACAAATTGGGTTGTGCACGTGAataacatttaataaaaaatagtatggCTTAGTTAATTCTTGAGTTTTTCTTGTGGAGTGATTAATTCGTGAGTACTATATGTCGAGTATTCTTCGGCTTTTTCTCCGTAATCATTGATTACTACTATAACTTATCGGCGCTCACCTTCATGAGTTATATCTATTGACTAAATATTTTACACCCTACATCAACGATTATAAGTTCCAATTTAGTTGATCGATAAAATGTAGGTGAAAAGAGTTAGTGGAGTGCGATACatacttatcatttatagtaaaactGAATCGAGACTCCTAATtgcggacggaccaaaatgacaaacGAGATCCCTAAGCAcgaacggagggaatattaatTGGATCgaacaaaattattattggtatatggtactccctctgttccttgttaattgaggcgtttcttttttgCACGAAATTCAAGAATAGTGTGTAATTAAGTgaatggtgaataaagtaagagaaaataaagtaagagagatgaataagGAATAAAGTTAGAGAGATAGTTACTTtatgccaaaaatagaaatgactcaattaacttggaacttcccaaaatagtaaaatgactctattaacatagaACGGGGGAGTATCTTGTTAAGGACTCAAATGGTAGTATGGTAAAAGGCCTAGACATGATCGACGACAATGTTTGGGAGCTAACTCAGAGTGGTGATCTGGGAAATAAACCAGACACGATCAACATGACTATGACTATGATAAATGACGATGTTAGCCCATTGAGAAGTCGATTGTTGCAAGCTTTAGTGTCCTACTATTGTTGTGAAATATCTCAAAGTCTTAATGGTATATTGACTTGAGTATGACTTCCATATACTATTTATTGTGGATCATCAATTGCactatttaataaataattcgAATATGATAATTTAGGGTtaggagaagaaaagaaataattaCGGTGCCGGTTGAGTTGGAAATTGAAGTTACGGCTAATCAAAATTTGGAGATTGCACAATCATCAAATCCATTTGCGTGAGCATTGCCTAGACTATTTGAAACAATATCCAAGTCAACCTGTCACGAACACTCAAACCAGATACGAtcttgaaataaaatattttctaatGCACCtacaatataaaatattaaatagttGGACAAATTATTCAAGCCGCCATCATTAATCATAatcattattatatttactGGTGCCACTGCTGATTAACTCTTCCATTACTGGTTGATTTTAGATAAAGGCGCAATTTGAAGTATCCAGAAAAAAAACTATGAAGGGtgaaatttaaatttgtttAGCTAGCCAAGTACTTAGTATCAAATTTTTTTCATCCATATTAAAAATGTCTATTTGCtacaaaaataaatgtttagTGATTAGAAGCAATAAAATGAAACTTCCAAGGACCTGAAAAAGAATATAAATAGTTAAGGGGGCAATAAAAATATAGTTTTACTTGAATTAGCTGTTTTTGATTTAATCCGTAAGAAAGAGCAAAGTTGTGGTACTACTTGTTTGTTAATTTTGAGCTAAACAAAATTGTACATTTATATTTATGTAAATGCGTGACAAACTGACATGGTCAAAGGAATCACACCCATCatcaatttttatttgtgtACGTACGTAGTTGTCTTAATTTAGAGGTGTATTTGATGACATGATGACTTATCTTTTTCACCTTTAGCTGTCTCTAATAAAGCCACCATTAATATATATGTTTCGTACAATGTAAATAGTTACCAAACTTGAAACGGTAAGTTTTGGGTGGTAATTTAGCTCGGTACCTAACTTCTAAAATTGTGCAATTTTAGAAATGTTTTCAAGAAGAAGTCTTTTTCTTGAATCAACCAGCATGTATAAGCTGGCAAATGCTCTC
This window contains:
- the LOC121757419 gene encoding protein LIGHT-DEPENDENT SHORT HYPOCOTYLS 10-like, which encodes MKRRKNKIKARTKALSLGPTPCPLHRLKNFDHKSNLIFLHHSNLFQLPKIAMNNNNSLSADNNQPASGSGAAAVNNQPPLSRYESQKRRDWNTFGQYLKNQRPPVSVAQCNCNHVLEFMRYLDQFGKTKVHLHGCAFFGQPDPPAPCTCPLRQAWGSLDALVGRLRAAYEEHGGAPETNPFGNGAIRVYLREVKDCQSKARGIPYKKKKKRKFNQTTSSQQEDQLLLKNPKLSA